The proteins below are encoded in one region of Polynucleobacter sp. AP-Nino-20-G2:
- the ampD gene encoding 1,6-anhydro-N-acetylmuramyl-L-alanine amidase AmpD, whose protein sequence is MIKWLFLFSLAAIFYLWLKGKKQVQFDSEQANKASAKQAKIPDPEVMVQCQYCSVHLPKSDAIAREKCFYCSQAHLQSLDATGWLGSAAWRLSPNQDSRPQGVDPDLLVIHHISLPPGGFVDRNCTGFIVDFFQNKLDSSLHPYFQEIAEQKVSSHFLISRQGEVFQFVSTQNKAWHAGLSSFFGREKCNDFSIGVELEGDSDHPFEDIQYQALAKLTSELQAIYPNLHFAGHSDIAPGRKTDPGIQFDWEKFQAKADISVDKLPFGLHSR, encoded by the coding sequence TTGATCAAGTGGCTTTTTCTATTTAGCCTTGCTGCCATTTTTTACCTTTGGCTGAAAGGGAAAAAGCAGGTTCAGTTTGATAGCGAGCAGGCTAACAAGGCAAGCGCTAAGCAGGCCAAGATCCCCGACCCAGAAGTAATGGTGCAATGTCAATATTGCTCCGTTCATCTGCCCAAGTCAGATGCGATTGCGAGAGAGAAGTGCTTTTATTGTTCGCAAGCCCATTTGCAATCTTTAGATGCGACAGGTTGGTTGGGGTCTGCTGCTTGGAGACTTTCACCAAATCAAGACTCTCGACCCCAGGGTGTAGATCCTGATTTACTAGTGATTCATCACATTAGCTTGCCACCAGGCGGCTTTGTGGATCGTAATTGCACTGGGTTTATTGTGGATTTTTTTCAAAACAAGCTTGATTCATCGTTGCATCCCTATTTCCAAGAAATCGCAGAGCAAAAGGTGTCTAGTCATTTTTTAATCTCTAGGCAGGGTGAGGTGTTTCAGTTTGTTTCCACTCAAAATAAGGCCTGGCATGCTGGTCTGTCCTCTTTTTTCGGGCGCGAGAAGTGCAATGACTTTTCAATTGGAGTGGAGTTGGAGGGAGATTCTGACCATCCCTTCGAAGATATTCAATATCAAGCGCTTGCCAAGCTAACCAGCGAACTTCAGGCTATCTATCCAAATCTGCATTTTGCAGGGCACAGTGATATCGCCCCAGGAAGAAAGACTGACCCTGGCATTCAGTTTGATTGGGAAAAATTTCAGGCCAAAGCCGACATTTCTGTCGATAAATTACCCTTCGGATTGCATTCACGCTAG